One window of the Lodderomyces elongisporus chromosome 6, complete sequence genome contains the following:
- the TEF4_2 gene encoding elongation factor EF-1 gamma subunit has translation MSEGTLYCFSPSPRSFILEDLIKYFKLDVKITEEKDERYHRYFPMGLTPAFIGKKGYTLTEVIAIAKYLFSLVPQDQLKGLLGKNAAQYASILQWESFINQEWFGAWLPTFYMIAGWAPYNKKQNDECHVKLNKMAEILSNRLNDFTYLVGERLTFADLYAASVVSRGLETNLGAPFAEKYPAISRWFKTVSQHPFFNGRYANFEYIKEPMVYTPPKKEKKEKAAQAPAAKKEASAPKAAAASEPAEPAPAPKPKHPLEALGKPKAALDEWKRVYSNEETRETAIPWFWKNQYDPEEWSLWKVDYKYNDELTLTFMSNNLVGGFFNRLSASTKYMFGCMVVYGENNNNGITGAFLVRGQDYVPAFDVAPDWESYEFTKLDGSKEEVQKFVNNMLAWDEPVEVNGEKREIADGKVFK, from the coding sequence ATGTCAGAAGGTACATTATACTGTTTTTCTCCATCCCCAAGATCATTCATCTTGGAAGACCTCATCAAGTATTTCAAATTGGATGTTAAAATAACtgaggaaaaagatgagAGATACCACCGTTACTTCCCAATGGGTTTGACTCCAGCTTTCATTGGTAAGAAGGGTTACACCTTAACCGAAGTAATTGCCATTGCCAAGTACTTGTTCAGCTTGGTTCCACAAGACCAATTGAAAGGTCTTTTGGGTAAGAACGCGGCTCAATACGCTTCAATCTTGCAATGGGAATCATTCATTAATCAAGAATGGTTTGGTGCTTGGTTGCCAACTTTCTACATGATTGCTGGTTGGGCTCCatacaacaaaaaacaaaacgaCGAGTGCCATGtcaaattgaacaagaTGGCCGAGATCTTGTCAAACAGATTGAACGACTTCACTTACTTGGTTGGTGAAAGACTTACTTTTGCCGATTTATATGCTGCTTCTGTTGTTTCAAGAGGTTTGGAGACAAACTTGGGTGCACCATTTGCCGAGAAATACCCTGCCATCAGCAGATGGTTCAAAACCGTTTCTCAACATCCATTCTTCAACGGCAGATATGCCAACTTTGAATATATCAAAGAACCAATGGTTTACACTCCaccaaagaaagagaagaaggagaaggctGCTCAAGCTCCAGCTGCCAAGAAGGAAGCTTCTGCACCAaaagctgctgctgcttctgAACCAGCTGagccagcaccagcaccaaagCCAAAGCACCCATTGGAGGCCTTGGGTAAGCCAAAGGCTGCATTGGATGAATGGAAGAGAGTCTACTCCAACGAGGAGACTAGAGAAACTGCTATTCCAtggttttggaaaaacCAATACGACCCAGAAGAATGGTCATTGTGGAAGGTTGACTACAAATACAACGATGAGTTGACCTTGACCTTTATGTCCAACAACTTGGTTGGTGGTTTCTTCAACAGATTGTCTGCTTCAACCAAATACATGTTTGGATGTATGGTTGTTTACGgtgaaaacaacaacaatggtaTCACTGGTGCTTTCTTGGTCAGAGGTCAAGATTACGTTCCAGCTTTTGATGTTGCTCCAGATTGGGAATCTTATGAGTTCACCAAATTGGATGGCTCAAAGGAAGAAGTCCAAAAATTCGTCAACAACATGTTGGCTTGGGATGAGCCAGTCGAAGTCAATGGTgagaagagagaaattGCTGACGGAAAAGTTTTTAAATAG